In the Nicotiana tabacum cultivar K326 chromosome 16, ASM71507v2, whole genome shotgun sequence genome, one interval contains:
- the LOC142170469 gene encoding uncharacterized protein LOC142170469, whose amino-acid sequence MDAIALVQHFGKPDIFMTMKCNPSWPKIKQHLFPTDETQNRPDLISRVFRAKVEEMKTDILKRNIFGKVAAYMYTIEFQKQGLPHAHFLIILTDDYKLLTSEAYDKFVCAELPDPDSNSYLHKLVIKHMMHGPCGNLDPTNSCMKRNECKFKYPKNFADETTKGKNSYPIYRRRNIGKSIKVRKKILDNSWVVP is encoded by the coding sequence ATGGATGCTATTGCGTTAGTGCAACATTTTGGAAAGCCTGATATATTTATGACAATGAAATGCAATCCCTCTTGGCCCAAAATAAAGCAACATTTGTTCCCAACAGACGAAACTCAAAATAGGCCTGATTTAATTAGTCGCGTGTTCAGAGCAAAGGTAGAAGAGATGAAGACAGATATATTAAAAAGAAACATTTTTGGAAAAGTTgcagcttatatgtatactatagaATTTCAAAAACAAGGTCTTCCACATGCTCATTTCCTTATTATACTTACTGATGACTACAAATTATTAACGTCTGAGGCTTATGACAAATTTGTTTGTGCTGAGCTGCCTGATCCTGATTCAAACTCTTACTTACATAAGCTTGTTATTAAACACATGATGCATGGGCCTTGTGGTAATTTAGATCCTACAAATTCATGTATGAAAAGAAATGAGTGCAAATTTAAGTACCCTAAGAACTTTGCTGATGAGACAACAAAAGGAAAGAACTCTTATCCAATTTATAGAAGACGAAACATTGGTAAATCTATAAAAGTTAGAAAAAAAATTCTTGATAACTCATGGGTTGTTCCTTAG
- the LOC107823473 gene encoding uncharacterized protein LOC107823473 isoform X1: MPYSLRRLFATILVHCSPDNPRELWKQFEDSMSEDFKNLANIMAKDIHLVVLNHINDILHSMGREINEFNLVSKTNINEFNLVSETITSSKMANEAKEVYFERNIIVNDEDLLLHRKLNTKQKMAYDVILQRVFANKSRAFFIDGPGGSGKRFLYCALLATVRSKGFVALATATSGVAASILPEGRTVHSRFKFPINIDERFSCNISKQSSLAPLIRDAKLIVWDEVSMAKKNMIEALDSLLKDIMDTNVLFGGKVVVFGGDFRQTLPVVRSGKKEDFIRESIVNSEIWNELEKLRLSENMRAKTDPSFCEYLMRIGNGKEKTNMDSKIEIPRSFIVPYITEKESLDLLFNIIYPDLHTSFHDSSFLTSRVILTTKNDFVDEINDRLIAQFPKDAKTFIAMDETVEPNDQSQFEDFLHSLNPAGLPPYKSILKENCPIMLLRNLNPCEGLCNGTRLICCDFKSRVISAKIASGDFKNIHVFIPRIPLLSSDDEKLPIPFKRTQFPVRLCFAMTINKAQGQTLDYVGIYLRELVFSHGQLYVVLSRAKSSSRIKILIRPSTVDNDDDQSTYNIVYDEIIQKALL, encoded by the coding sequence ATGCCTTATAGTTTAAGACGTTTATTTGCTACAATATTAGTACATTGCAGCCCTGACAATCCAAGGGAACTGTGGAAACAATTTGAAGATTCAATGTCTGAAGACTTTAAGAACCTAGCCAATATAATGGCAAAAGATATCCACCTTGTTGTCCTGAATCACATAAATGATATATTACATTCCATGGGCCGTGAAATTAATGAGTTTAACCTTGTTTCAAAAACTAATATTAATGAGTTTAACCTTGTTTCAGAAACTATCACGtcttcaaaaatggcaaatgaagcAAAGGAAGTATATTTCGAAAGAAACATCATTGTGAACGACGAAGATTTACTGTTGCATAGAAAATTAAATACAAAACAGAAAATGGCATACGACGTAATCCTTCAGAGAGTATTTGCTAACAAATCAAGAGCATTTTTTATTGATGGTCCTGGAGGAAGTGGTAAGAGATTCTTATATTGTGCCTTATTAGCGACTGTGAGATCTAAAGGATTTGTAGCATTAGCAACAGCAACTTCCGGAGTTGCAGCTTCGATCCTTCCAGAAGGACGAACAGTTCATTCACGTTTTAAATTTCCAATTAATATTGATGAAAGGTTTTCTTGCAATATCAGTAAGCAAAGCTCATTGGCGCCTTTGATTCGCGATGCAAAATTAATTGTGTGGGATGAAGTATCCATGGCCAAGAAAAacatgattgaagctttagatTCTCTTTTGAAAGATATAATGGACACAAATGTACTTTTTGGTGGAAAAGTTGTTGTGTTTGGCGGAGATTTTAGACAAACTCTTCCTGTGGTTCGAAGTGGAAAAAAGGAAGACTTCATTCGGGAAAGCATAGTGAACTCCGAAATATGGAATGAACTTGAAAAACTTCGATTATCAGAGAATATGCGTGCGAAAACTGATCCTTCTTTCTGTGAATATTTGATGCGAATTggaaatggaaaagaaaagacaaaCATGGATAGTAAAATAGAAATTCCGAGGTCTTTCATTGTTCCTTATATTACTGAAAAAGAATCGTTGGATCTTTTATTTAACATAATATATCCTGATTTGCATACGTCTTTTCACGATTCTTCTTTTTTAACCTCTCGTGTTATTTTGACGACAAAAAATGACTTTGTTGATGAAATAAATGATAGACTTATAGCTCAATTTCCTAAAGATGCCAAGACATTTATTGCAATGGATGAAACTGTTGAACCAAATGATCAAAGCCAGTTTGAGGATTTTTTGCATTCATTAAACCCTGCTGGTTTGCCTCCTTACAAATCAATCTTGAAGGAAAATTGTCCCATTATGTTGTTGCGAAACTTAAATCCTTGTGAAGGTCTATGCAATGGTACACGACTGATATGCTGTGATTTTAAGAGCCGTGTTATAAGCGCTAAAATTGCGAGCGGtgatttcaaaaatatacatGTATTTATTCCTAGAATACCGTTATTATCTTCAGATGATGAGAAATTACCTATTCCATTTAAAAGAACACAATTTCCGGTACGCTTGTGTTTTGCAATGAcgataaataaagcacaaggacaaacattAGATTATGTTGGTATTTATTTACGTGAGCTAGTTTTTTCTCATGGCCAGCTATATGTTGTTTTATCGAGAGCAAAGAGTTCAAGCCGTATAAAAATATTAATCCGACCATCTACGGTGGATAACGATGATGACCAGTCTACATATAACATAGTATATGATGAAATCATTCAAAAAGCGCTCCTATAA
- the LOC107823473 gene encoding uncharacterized protein LOC107823473 isoform X2, translated as MANEAKEVYFERNIIVNDEDLLLHRKLNTKQKMAYDVILQRVFANKSRAFFIDGPGGSGKRFLYCALLATVRSKGFVALATATSGVAASILPEGRTVHSRFKFPINIDERFSCNISKQSSLAPLIRDAKLIVWDEVSMAKKNMIEALDSLLKDIMDTNVLFGGKVVVFGGDFRQTLPVVRSGKKEDFIRESIVNSEIWNELEKLRLSENMRAKTDPSFCEYLMRIGNGKEKTNMDSKIEIPRSFIVPYITEKESLDLLFNIIYPDLHTSFHDSSFLTSRVILTTKNDFVDEINDRLIAQFPKDAKTFIAMDETVEPNDQSQFEDFLHSLNPAGLPPYKSILKENCPIMLLRNLNPCEGLCNGTRLICCDFKSRVISAKIASGDFKNIHVFIPRIPLLSSDDEKLPIPFKRTQFPVRLCFAMTINKAQGQTLDYVGIYLRELVFSHGQLYVVLSRAKSSSRIKILIRPSTVDNDDDQSTYNIVYDEIIQKALL; from the coding sequence atggcaaatgaagcAAAGGAAGTATATTTCGAAAGAAACATCATTGTGAACGACGAAGATTTACTGTTGCATAGAAAATTAAATACAAAACAGAAAATGGCATACGACGTAATCCTTCAGAGAGTATTTGCTAACAAATCAAGAGCATTTTTTATTGATGGTCCTGGAGGAAGTGGTAAGAGATTCTTATATTGTGCCTTATTAGCGACTGTGAGATCTAAAGGATTTGTAGCATTAGCAACAGCAACTTCCGGAGTTGCAGCTTCGATCCTTCCAGAAGGACGAACAGTTCATTCACGTTTTAAATTTCCAATTAATATTGATGAAAGGTTTTCTTGCAATATCAGTAAGCAAAGCTCATTGGCGCCTTTGATTCGCGATGCAAAATTAATTGTGTGGGATGAAGTATCCATGGCCAAGAAAAacatgattgaagctttagatTCTCTTTTGAAAGATATAATGGACACAAATGTACTTTTTGGTGGAAAAGTTGTTGTGTTTGGCGGAGATTTTAGACAAACTCTTCCTGTGGTTCGAAGTGGAAAAAAGGAAGACTTCATTCGGGAAAGCATAGTGAACTCCGAAATATGGAATGAACTTGAAAAACTTCGATTATCAGAGAATATGCGTGCGAAAACTGATCCTTCTTTCTGTGAATATTTGATGCGAATTggaaatggaaaagaaaagacaaaCATGGATAGTAAAATAGAAATTCCGAGGTCTTTCATTGTTCCTTATATTACTGAAAAAGAATCGTTGGATCTTTTATTTAACATAATATATCCTGATTTGCATACGTCTTTTCACGATTCTTCTTTTTTAACCTCTCGTGTTATTTTGACGACAAAAAATGACTTTGTTGATGAAATAAATGATAGACTTATAGCTCAATTTCCTAAAGATGCCAAGACATTTATTGCAATGGATGAAACTGTTGAACCAAATGATCAAAGCCAGTTTGAGGATTTTTTGCATTCATTAAACCCTGCTGGTTTGCCTCCTTACAAATCAATCTTGAAGGAAAATTGTCCCATTATGTTGTTGCGAAACTTAAATCCTTGTGAAGGTCTATGCAATGGTACACGACTGATATGCTGTGATTTTAAGAGCCGTGTTATAAGCGCTAAAATTGCGAGCGGtgatttcaaaaatatacatGTATTTATTCCTAGAATACCGTTATTATCTTCAGATGATGAGAAATTACCTATTCCATTTAAAAGAACACAATTTCCGGTACGCTTGTGTTTTGCAATGAcgataaataaagcacaaggacaaacattAGATTATGTTGGTATTTATTTACGTGAGCTAGTTTTTTCTCATGGCCAGCTATATGTTGTTTTATCGAGAGCAAAGAGTTCAAGCCGTATAAAAATATTAATCCGACCATCTACGGTGGATAACGATGATGACCAGTCTACATATAACATAGTATATGATGAAATCATTCAAAAAGCGCTCCTATAA